One Aegilops tauschii subsp. strangulata cultivar AL8/78 chromosome 2, Aet v6.0, whole genome shotgun sequence genomic window, cctcggtcattgtacgtcttctcaataaacgtttttTGCTCTACCAACCAAGGATCGatcacgtctatgtgttgtagcgcgactaggtttgctctttcaaagtcggcgagtcgaccatcgaagtcgacatgcatttcgcggcgaccctcacggtgaccccatctagcgagcctgccgaggtgcctgttgacgggcagaccaacggggttctcgatgcctagataattcgtgcagtaggagatgcactcttcggtcagaaagcccctggctatgcttccctctggacgtgacatgttgcgaacgtatcctttgatgacacaattcatcctttcgaacggcatcatgctgtgcaggaacgtcggcccgagttggatgatatcctccacgatatggaccagcagatgcaccataacgtcgaagaatgcgggtgggaagtacatctcaagctcgcatagtatcaccatgatctcttcctgtagccttctgagttgcctcacgccaaccgacttccgagagatgacgtcgaaaaaggtgcataggccaaatagcgtttcacggacgtgcgcgtccatgatcccacggattgcaactggaagtatctgcgtcatcagcacgtgacagtcgtgagacttcatcccgctgaacttctgcttcgctgagtctaggtatctgcttatcttccccgcgtaaccgtaaggaagttttactcctacgaggcaggtgaaaaactgatcgatctcctcctgacttagagagaagcacgcgggagggaagtcatttccggtcttcttcgcctttttgcctttgcgacgacttcccgtgtcctgcttcgcctcatcatcatcatcatcattagcgtgaagctcctccctgatgcccattgatttcaagtctgcccttgctttcaacccatctttggtcctctctggcatgttgagcagggtaccaagcagactctcgcacacgttcttcgtgatatgcatgacatcaaggctgtgaggcacacggtggatcttccagtacggcaagtcccagaaaacagacctcgttttccataccttcagcagtggctctggcgccttttgcttttttcccggcagtgggcaatctttccaatttttcaacagctcgtctatttcctcgctgctcctcgtacgcgggcgtcttcggggttcggtttcaccatcgaacagatccttgcgtttcctccacgggtcatcgtcgcgaagccaccttcgatgtcccatgaacacggttttcgaagacccgggatctctatctagctggcgatacgttgtgtcatccatgcacctgacgcgtccagaaaatccgtggaccacctaccccgcgagatatccgtaaccgagatagtcgtgcaccgtcgtgagcagtgcggctctcatagggaaatattctttctctacggcgtcccacgtattggctggcgttttccacagcgtgtctagctcctctttcagcagccccagatacagattgatgtcgttccctggttgtttcggcccttcaattagcatactcatgtgaatgtacttcctattcatgcacaaccagggcgaaggttgtacatccacacaaacacaggccaggtgctatgtgtgcttctctggctgccaaacggattgactccatcggtgctcgcgcccagcacgatgttccttagatcgttcccaaattctgggtgttcgaagttcaacgcttgccactggctcccatccttagggtgactcggcatcttgtcttttttatttatctctgtatcatttgcgtcatcttctcgcttcttctcctccctatccgcatgccaacgcaggagctttgctaccttagggtccgcgaaataccgctgcagacgaggagtgatcggaaagtaccacaccacttttcgaggagctttcttcctcttcttgtatcgagtgacgccgcacaccggacatatggtagactccgcgtgctcgtcccgataaatgatgcaattgttcatgcacacatggtatttcacgcgcggtaaatccagaggacacacgattttcttcgcctcctcgaaactggtcgggcacttgttccccttgggaagacgttcgtgccagaatgacatgttctcgtcgaagcagtcgtcggtcattttgtgttttaccttcatctccagagccatgagtgttattttcaggcgggtatcctcgggcctgcatccttcatacaatggagtaaccgcgtctatctccagttgatccagcttggctttctctcgggcggcagctcttgcgttatccgtctgcttgagaagtagctcttgaatatgagggtcctgcacccagcccatcgatggtccatcatcgtctgctccgccggcatcttcatcttcatgatcatgcccttcgtctgctcccgcatcttcctcatcatcatgtccggcatcttctacatgatgaccgtcgtgatcatgtcctggagattcttcgtcttctcgcccgcccgagccgcggtggttgtcttgcagcccatcctcatttcttgcccgactcCCATGGACGaattcatagtcatcttcatcaccttgccaccgatagccatccatgaaaccacgcaagagcaggtggtcccgcacctgcccggaatccgggtccgcaataaggctcttcagcttgcatcttcgacacggacatcttatgtccgtctcgttcttttcaagcatctcggccttcgcggagctcaaaaacctattcacgatgccttcggtcatcgtgcggaccatggtcgcctgcggagtagagcaaaacgatattttagaaccaagaaaaaatttggcatgactttccctaaaaataggaccaaaaagaatgcatagtgccaaaattctcgccgaaacggaaatgaatcaacattccggcaaaatattggcaactatcgcatttcaaataccggtacctgcaaacacaaacatatatgcaacaccactaacatacatagatctagctaggccataaaaagtgcatgtgcacgttgttcgagaggaagaacaacataaagatagcttccccgttacttacctatcaaaaaaggtaatttaaccacttaatttggatgaatttatggtgcaaatgaggtgaggaggaggaggcagccgagacaagcttggaggaggaggaggagagaatgaagtggggaaagtgagtaggtaggtgtggctgtccaaaatatctagctcgtcccaggttactaatggcgcaccaccacctaatgcgccattagtaaccctggttactaatggcgcacctgctggtggtgcgccattagtagttttgcaaaaaaaaaagacactaatggcgcaccgtggaccagtgcgccattactagcttaaactagtaatggcgcacctgggacagtgcgcactgtgccctggtacgccattagtatgcctggaaaaataattaaaaaaaatttgttactaatggcgcaccgtgtgtatggtgcgccattagtgtatttcacactaatggcgcaccagcacatggtgcgccactgctacatagcaatggcgcatcacatgtctggtgcgtcattagtggccattccatctatagcccttttcctagtagtgtggtCTGCCTTTGTTTGGAGTGACTCCAATCTGTCCTAGATACCACGTTCGCCGTACCGTGAAGTTCACAGCTGGAATCTTGTCGTGAACAAATAAAATATCCATGTTCGATTGTGATTTTGGAGTAAAATTGATCGGCCGTCCGAGTCAGCTCCACCCACTAgcaggaggagcaggagcggtCACATCTTTATCCTTTTCTGTCCATGAACATCATAACGTGCGATCATAACGGCACACCTATACGTTGCGTGGCACGTCATCATGTTGTGTAATGATCGGCAGGGTTCTCGGTCTTTAATACAGTAGAGACTCGCAACGACGTTACCAGTTGGCGCTTCGTACCAGGGGAAGGCCGCAACCTCTCGCTTGAACGGCAGCACCAAAGCTGTCACATCACCATTCCGAATCACAGTCGTTCTGTCTGTTTGTTGTGCTTGTCTGTTGCAGTAGGTAGCACTAGCCGGTGCGCGCGAAGCATCAACCATTACGAGCCGGGATGCTCGGCCGGGTGGGGATCGGCATCGATCGATAGCGAGCGAGGACGTCGGCGTGGAGCCGTGGTATAGGCAGAGCGCGCACTGCTACCCTTGTCGTGGTAGATCAACCAGGATAGGGTTCAAGTTTGGCCTTTTGGTTTCCTGCTCTTTACGATGCTTGATCGTTTGTCTTCTGGAGCGTTGCATGATCCTCGTGCTGGTTCTGCATTGATATGTAAATGGAGATCGATGGACTCTGCTAGAAGTGTCGGATTCTGCCagaatttttatttattttttaaatggATTTGCCACGTGTATTAATTAATAAGAGAGGAGTAGAGAGTCAACAACCACACACAGGCACACACAAAAAGATTACTCTCCGGCGTTATATGCCCCAACTTTTTCGCACCCAAAGGCGAACCTCTCCTTTGATGGAGTTAAGTAAGATAGTAGGATGAGCGCTCTTGTTGCGGAAAATCCTAGCATTTCTTTCATTTCAAATGGTCCAACCTATGAGCATGCTGAGGGGACGTCATGGCCTTCTTGTTCGCTTTTGAGGAATCCGACCGTTTTGTCCACCACTCCTTAACAGAGGTCTCCTGATGCCAATCATCGGTATTGATGTTCTCAAGGTGTAGCCAACCGTTTGCCAAGTTCCAAAGGCACTTAGTGAACCGACATTTGAAGAAGAGGTGCGCCCCGGATTCTTGCTCCTGCCTGCAGATAGGATAAAGACCACAATTTGACCACCCTCTTTTGGCCAATCTATCGGCCGGTCAAAGTCTATCTTGAGTGGCCAACCGAGCCGAGCGAAGAACTTGACCTTAGTGTGCCTAGGGATTTTCTTGGCCAGAATTTTCTTATGACTGCATTGCACGCCAAATTTCAGCGTCATAGTGTGTGCCTAGGGATTTTCTTGCATTATTAAGCATATTATTAGTTTATTTTAAAAGAATAATTTGCCTGGGTTATAGAGCAGTTGAATTACGATGAACAGATGGATGGGCAACTCGGTTGATCAATGGAGAGTCTTTAGTTCGGTCAATTTGTTCATCGCAACGAGGAAAAGTTCATCCTATATGCAGAATAGTTCATCATTAAAGGGCGGCAGTAGAGACTACGGGGTTGTTTGGTTCTAGGCCTATGAGTGCCACACTTTGCTATGTTGACAAACTTGTTTAAGATTTGTTTTTCAAAAAGAGAGCCACAAGTTAGCAAGCCAAAGGGAAttttgccacactttttgtgtgtatgtGATGTGGGACCTTAGTGTGGTTTGCCTAAGATGTGGCTTGAACCAAATACACACCTAAGTTGATTAAACTTGCCTAACTTTAGATGTCATAATCTTTGCCAAACTTAGTCTCAAACCAACCAACACGTACTGTTCATTCAGTTTGGAAGGGAGTAGAGCTTCAATGCAAGGCACCACATACTCACGCAAAGGGCGTGCAATTCCTTCTAGTCGGAAGGCAGTGGAGACTCCCTTGATTTTCCAGTGAGCTACCTGTTTCTTCCAAATAAATTAGGCGTGTGCGTCTCTTCTATGCTCTTCAATCAACACATCAAGATGTGGAGAGAAGAGTTTTCCTTTTTTCGTATTTCTTACCGCAGCCATACATATCGCAGGAGCAGATCTGGATTGCGAGGAACAGAAGCATCACATGGATACTGCAACATAAGTGTAAAAGGGACTAGAACTCGCTTTGGTTTGCTCCAACATTTCAAATACAACGCTAAGGTATTTCTTCAGGAGATGCATCTGTTTTTCCATGGCGCGAATAAGAGCCAACTTCGCAGTGACTTGCGGGGTTATATATAGGGTTCAACCGTGCAAGCGTTAAAGAAAAATAAGTTGATGCCATTCATGTACAATGCGTGCCAGCTCCTTGACGCTCGTCCACTTACTTTCAGGTCATCCTACTGTCATGACTAAATATGTGCTTTGGCGATCCGGCATTCCGGCTGTGCACCCATGCCAGAAAGGTGAGGCATGAATCAGTGATGTAGATCATGCAACTGCGGCAACAAATATCCAAGATTTCCTTCATAGTTTACCCGTTCTGCCCTTCACATAGTGGCAGATCGGTACGGTACGTTCCCGTCGTCGCGTTATCCAAATCTGACCAAGTTGTCGGCCTTGTACTGATCCGCAACGACAACAAAATGGGGAGGTCCATCCCGCTCTCGCTCGCACCCGGGGAAGGCTGCACCCTCACGTACGGCCCCGCCCAGCCCAGCCCCCGGCAAAAGCGGAGCCACACCAGCGCGGCAGCGGCACACCATCAGTCGGCATTTGCTTTCTTGCCTCCTCACCTCCTCAGCACCGCAACGCCAGCAGAGGTCGGGGCTCGCGCGGCTGCACAGTCCACGGCACACGGCGGCGGAGTGGAGTCGAGCTAGCTGGTGGCGATGGGGATCCACCTGCTGGCGTTCGCGGGGGCGAGGATCTTCGTGCAGGTGTTCCAGGTCTCGGCGCCGCTGCTGTGGCCGCTCAACCTCTGGTTGCCGCTCGCGCGCCGCCTGCCCGAGGCCtgcgccgtcgcccgcgccgcgcTCGCCGCCCACGTCGCGTGGCTGCGCCGGGCATGCCGTCCCGGCGCCCCCGTCTGGAGCCGCCGCGACGACGGGGTCTACCGCCGGGCGGTGCTCGACGTCGCCTACTACTGAGACGCGACTTTGGAGGCAGTGGCAGGGTTAAATTTCTCAAGTAGAGTAGAGGTAGTGGTTAATTTCAGTTTGGTCTTTTGGTTTCTTTTTCTTGGGCTAGCAATGCCTGGTCTGAATGTGGGTTGTAATTAACCAGGAGTCCTAAGTACAAGTGGTTTGTTTATCCACGCTTCTCATGCGGAATTTTGGTGACGATGAATACAGTGGAATGCTAGCTGCCACCGGCGATTTCCAGATCGGTCCAATGAAAGCGCTAGACTACGATATGCTTCCCGCGCATTTTTATCCACACAGTTGGGATATGATGAAGACTGAAATTATAAAGGCGGTGACACTTTTTTTTTCAGACCGGTCAAATGCCAGAAGGAATTACCACCATCACTATTGTGTTGATTCACAACTTGGAACACCAAGCGAGAATTATTGCAGTAGAATAGTGGCTAGGAGGATTTGAAAAGGAATTATGGAATTAAGGTTTCCCATATTTAGCCAAGTCAAGTATTTTTAAAAGAACAGCAAAATTGGTACTCACTAGTCCCAAAATTAGTGTCGTTGATTTAGTATAATTTTATACTTATTTTGTTTTAAATAACGACACTTATTTTGAAACGAACGGATTATTTCGCTTGTTCGGAAAGCATCCGTTGCTGGGAGTGCACTCAAAGTTGAAGCTCTTGATGCAATATAGAGGAGCTTGCGTGGTCTGATTTCTCTCGCACACACATAAAAAAAACACGACGAGTTATGAGAATTCAGCCCAATTGCCTTCCTATGGTTCTGTAGTATTGTGGCGAAGTGCTTAGTGAAGTGATTAAGGCCGATTTTATTTGCGAAAAAAAATATTAAGGCCAATTTTCTTGCTCGCAAAAACAAAAAAATCCAAGTACATTTGCTACTCATCGTCTCGTTACTGATAGTGCATTGATCAAATGCTTTCATTATCTGGAACACTGTACAACAAAATTTGCGCATGTAAGTTACATTATCCAAGACTTATGATCGTGTAGATCGAGCATTTTCGGATAAAACAATTTTAATGTTGAGCTTCGCTCGGCGGTGGGTTAGCTGGATTATGGCCTATGTAACCATTGGGATATGTGGTCAAATTTAATGGATTGATGCTCAAGTTACCGTGTCAACCCATGGTGAAAGACAAGGTGGTCCGTACTCTCCTTTTCATTTTCTGTTTTATGGTTGGCGGGCTTTTGCCCAAGGTAGTATAGGTTGATCATATTTTTCCCGTGAGAAAATGTCATTGAGATTCTCATAAGAGGAAATGGTTGTATGGATAAGAAGAACAAAAAGTGCAATATTCCAATGGTCAAGTATCCGGAGCATAGGACAAGAAGGACAAGGCGAAAGAGAAAGACACTGAGGCGGATATAAAGGAGATGATGCATTCATATCTGGAAATGTACAAGAAGTCACACACGCGGAAAGTGATTGAGGAGATATGTCCCTTGATAGAGGCTACTATTTGCATATTTCTTGGAAGGCTGCTCATCGATGCATCTCCGTTTACAAGGGTTTTCATGATGTTGGGTATGTCGTCTTTGTACAGAACAAGGCACATCCGATGGCTTAGACGGCGGGCCTTGATACCTATCTTTTGTGGTTTTTGCTAGTTCTTTCTCAATTAACCAAGCTTATAGGGTTTTAGATCTGGTTTTCCTCATTAACAAGATTAACTCTATTTTTTATGGTGGTGAAGGAATCCCTACTCTGAGGTGTCAGTAAAAGAAACAATGGTGATGACATGTGCTCGTTCAGCATACACTCTAAAAAAAATTGTAGTCTAAACAATGGTGATGATAGGTGTTAGTAAAATCCTCCCCTCCCGCCACAAAATAAACATATGCGATCGGGTCGTATGCACCAGTGGCGAATCTAGAAAATAATGGAGGGGGGGCTGGGCTGCCTGGGTCATGCAAATATGTGTTGGATTGGGCCTGCAAGTAGCTGGGTTGGGCCTTAAAACTAGTAGTAAATACAAATTTTATAGcactggagggggggggggcttgagCCTGTTAAAGCCCCCCTAGTAGATTCGCCCCTGGTATGCACCATACCTGAAGACCCACATCCACATGCGGACACCTGAAAAACCAAATCTCAGAGCAGCAACCATCGTTCCCCTTTGCCAAATCCTAATTTTTGTAGCCTAGCGTCGATGTCCGCCGGTGCAACTCCCCAGCTCGGCGCGCTCCATCCCCGCCAAAAACGACCATGTTTGGTGGCAGTCCAGCTTGGGTCCCCGCTCTACTAGTTGCCACATCTGCCCACGAGCATGCTCTCCCTTGTTGTGCTCCATCCCTATTGGAAACGACCACGTTCATCGATGACTGAGATCACGGCACTGCCCCAGAAGCTTGTCCCCGTCAATGAGTAGACGTAGAAGTTGTGGGAGAGGAGGTTCCAGTTGAGAGGTTGCCATGTATGTTATTTGGTGCCTTTTGCTGCCGTCGTCGGGCCATCCCATATTTTGTACCATCACCGGCGAGATGGGAAGAGGTGACTATGGTTTTTCTAGGCCCCGTGAATTAGGGTGTGCCAAAATTTGGAAATGATGACATCTGCTTTGAGATTCGGTTCGCCAGCTGTCGCGAGCGGAGGAGGGTCTCCCGTTTGGGCACGTACGACCTGGTTGTATAGGATTTTTTTCCCCTATTGCTACTTGTTGCCTTGGAAATATGATCATTGCATATACTAGTCTAAATATGTTACTGTTTCCCCACACACAAAAAATGTTGCTGTTGGAAACAGCATGTAACTTTCTTTTTTGCATGTAGGAAATTGTATCAACCCCAGCAAAAAAAAGGAAATAGTACGAAACTATGTTGCCGACTTCTTCTCTTCTCTTGTCGACTGGCCAACTCACCTCCAATTAGGCCCGGCCGACCCGCCAGCAGTACCAGGAGACGTCATGTTGCTAGTCACCATGTCTATCCGTCTCAGCCGGCGCCAACGACATCACAAGGTCGTTTCCGGGGAAGGCCGCAACCTCCCCCGCAAAAGCATAACCTCACCAGCGCAACAGCCACTCAACGCCATTCCGACTTCCGAACCAAACCAACACATTTGTCGCTCAccctcgccgtcgccgcagcACCGTGCAAACGCGGTGAGTTGGTCAGCGTCTCAGGGCTCTCGGCGATGGGGATCCACCTCCTGGCGTTCGCCTTCGTGCAGGTGTTCCAGGCCTCGGCGCCGCTGCTGTGGCCGCTCAACCTCTGGCTGCCCCGCCACCTCCCCCAGCTCTGCGCCGTCGTCTCCGGCGAGGTCGCCGCCCACGTCGCCTGGCTGCGCCGCGCCCACGCGAGGCGccgcgacgacgacgaggagggcCGCCGCCAGGGGCTGCTCTATGCCGTGTACTGAGATATTCAGACCCGACAGTTTCTTCAGTTTCGATTTTTAGTCGATTTCTTCGAGCGCTAGCTGCGGAATATGTGGGTATGTTGGTTGTAGCATCGATCTGTAAATATACTGGTAGTAATTTCTGCTAGAACCGGCTGGTTCTTTCGGGATTGTTCGCTCTGTTTTGCTGCAGCATCTCAAATACAAGTGTACAGTTGTTCTTCAGGAGATTCATTTGTTTTTCCAGGCCAAGAACTGGGCAGAAGCAAACGTCCTTGTGATATTATGGAAGGTGCATTCACGTATACAATGTACAGTACTTGTCATCTACTTGTCGGTTCAAGCAAGTGTCGTGATTAACTAGAATTCAGTCAATTCGTAATAAAGAACAAGTGTTCAGTCGCGATCATACTAAGTACTATGTGTGTTGCTGAGTCAGCCACACCACCATGCTTAACTGGAAGCATGACAGACATTAATTTAGTCGACAGATCTTATGCATACTGCATAATCTGCAATTTTTATACCACCGTAACAAATATCTGAAACTACAACCGGGGTTCTCGAAACATTATTGCAAAATGTGCTAAGAAACTGATTCTATAGGTAAAGTACAGCGTGTCTCACATGGTGAAGGCTAAAAGTTGACTGTCCATGGGTCTCCTCCACTATTCATAAGTTTGCACAAACACTCCCCAATCGTTTTCCTTGCAATCTGAAATCAAGCCTGCAACCTATATCCCGACGGCGGCCACAGCGGCATGTATATGCCGGAACAATCACCACGATGGAATGGGTCTGCCCGGGTAATCGCCGCGACGGCCACGAAGGAATACATCTCCCTACTGCCGATCCGCATGGTGGAAGGGTCCTCCTTGCCGGATACGCTGCAACCAGTCACCATGGCGGGTTCTGATGTTCGGGACGATGAATCTGCATCGACTTTGACGGCTGGAACCTGCTTGCCGTCGCCTGAATTTCCTCCCCGTGTAGCCATCGGGAAGCCCATCTCACTTGCACTACCATGGCCGTCAAGAACTCTACTACCGCAGACAATGAACTGAACTTAAGTACGACACATGTTGCTTCAGGTAAGGAATAGAAAAGAACTTGAATTTCTTTACGTTGTAATGGATGAAAAAAAATTCTTTTGTCAAAATGTCTCTCTGTTATTCTCTATGACTTGATGCCGTGTCGAATGGAGTATACCAAGTATCAGGAGCATCATTATACACTAAGTTATATATCAGATCACTTTGCTCCTGTCCAGTTGTACTCGCTGCCCATGCAACTCTGTAGCGTGTAAGTCGAAGGTGCGGAGATCACGGCCGTTGGTGGACGACTGTGGAGTTTGGGGCGGGCGGTTGCCTCTGCGGCTGGGACCGCCGATGTTCTGCACAAGTGCGGGGTGCAGAGGCTAGGCCAACTCTACTgcgcgaccccaaacggacgtccggTTTGGCCGGATTTTGTCTCTTTGGGTAGGGCGATGGGGTCGTGTCCGCGCTTGTcctgggatgcggtggccgtgcgcccagcgCGCGGCCGCATCCGTTTGCCCCATCCTGTCCGCCAGGGCAAAAAATGCCCATATTTTCATATCTAAACTAGTTTACACGTCCAAATATTAATTGTCTGAAAATAAAAATAGTTTTACAACCCAATCGAAATTGTctctaataaaatagttttacaaccaAATTGAAATTGTCTTCAACGAACATAAAATGAAccaatacatctattggttgccaataTGATCCCACGCGTGCTCAACCAAGTCATTTTGAAGATCCAAATGAGTGTGCCAATCATGCAGCTCACGACCAATGCGGCCACCACAAGATCTTCATCATCCGACGACGAATCGTCCGATGAACAAATGAAATGATGGAAGAAAAACTCATCTCTACTGTCCATACCTTTGTGGGCAAAGTGTTGAACACCTTGCGGGCGTGGTGGCAAAGAGGCCGCGATGATCACCTCGACGCAGCAGGGGTGGTTGGCGGCCGGCTACTGGCCGCTCTGGAGCTCTCG contains:
- the LOC109768532 gene encoding uncharacterized protein, which gives rise to MGIHLLAFAGARIFVQVFQVSAPLLWPLNLWLPLARRLPEACAVARAALAAHVAWLRRACRPGAPVWSRRDDGVYRRAVLDVAYY